In one Kitasatospora cineracea genomic region, the following are encoded:
- a CDS encoding NADH-quinone oxidoreductase subunit M: MSYLLSATCAVPAAGAVLTAALPAGTSEARRRTTKTVALAVSVLTLGLAAAIAASYEPGGARYQLTESYSWIRSFGISFSLGADGIGTALALLTAVLVPVVMLAGWHDATEPVSGSAAGAAPEGSFESKRRTQAFFALILAVEAMVLVSFLATDVFVFYVFFEAMLIPMYFLIGGFGDRAGGPDADRQRSYAAVKFLLYNLLGGLVMLAAVIGLYVVAADQGQATFSLTGLTDAISSGKLVIDPNAQRALFLGFFFAFAVKAPLWPLHTWLPNAMGESTAGTAVLITAVVDKVGTFAMLRFCLGLFPDASKTFAPVIMVLALVGIVYGALVAIGQKDIKRLVAYASISHFGFIILGIFAMTSQGQSGATLYMVNHGISTAVWMLVAGFLISRRGSRLIADYGGVQKVAPVLAGTFLIGGLATLSLPGMAPFVSEFLVLVGTFSRYPAIGVVATFGIVLAALYALLLYQRTMTGPVKAPVEGMPDLKARELAVVAPLVALTLLLGVYPKPLTDLVNPAVNDTLSQVHRTDPAPAHPAVAANGGEQK, from the coding sequence ATGAGCTACCTCCTCTCCGCCACCTGTGCCGTCCCGGCCGCCGGAGCGGTGCTCACCGCCGCCCTCCCGGCCGGGACCAGCGAGGCCCGGCGGCGCACCACCAAGACCGTGGCGCTGGCGGTCTCCGTCCTCACCCTGGGCCTGGCCGCCGCGATCGCGGCGTCCTACGAACCCGGGGGCGCCCGCTACCAGTTGACCGAGTCCTACTCCTGGATCCGCTCCTTCGGGATCAGCTTCTCGCTCGGCGCGGACGGCATCGGCACCGCGCTGGCGCTGCTCACCGCCGTCCTGGTGCCGGTGGTGATGCTGGCCGGCTGGCACGACGCCACGGAACCCGTCAGCGGCTCCGCCGCGGGGGCCGCCCCGGAGGGCTCGTTCGAGTCCAAGCGGCGCACCCAGGCGTTCTTCGCGCTGATCCTGGCCGTCGAGGCGATGGTGCTGGTGTCCTTCCTGGCCACCGACGTCTTCGTGTTCTACGTGTTCTTCGAAGCCATGCTGATCCCGATGTACTTCCTGATCGGCGGCTTCGGCGACCGGGCCGGCGGCCCGGACGCGGACCGGCAGCGCTCCTACGCGGCCGTCAAGTTCCTGCTGTACAACCTGCTCGGCGGCCTGGTCATGCTGGCCGCCGTGATCGGCCTGTACGTGGTGGCCGCCGACCAGGGGCAGGCGACGTTCAGCCTCACCGGGCTGACCGACGCCATCTCCTCCGGCAAGCTGGTGATCGACCCGAACGCGCAGCGGGCGCTGTTCCTCGGCTTCTTCTTCGCCTTCGCGGTGAAGGCCCCGCTGTGGCCGCTGCACACCTGGCTGCCGAACGCGATGGGCGAGTCCACCGCCGGGACGGCCGTGCTGATCACCGCGGTGGTCGACAAGGTCGGCACCTTCGCCATGCTGCGGTTCTGCCTGGGCCTGTTCCCGGACGCGTCGAAGACCTTCGCCCCGGTGATCATGGTGCTGGCGCTGGTCGGCATCGTCTACGGCGCGCTGGTGGCGATCGGCCAGAAGGACATCAAGCGCCTGGTCGCCTACGCGTCGATCTCGCACTTCGGGTTCATCATCCTGGGCATCTTCGCGATGACCAGCCAGGGCCAGTCCGGCGCGACCCTCTACATGGTCAACCACGGCATCTCCACCGCCGTCTGGATGCTGGTGGCGGGCTTCCTGATCTCCCGCCGCGGCTCCCGCCTGATCGCCGACTACGGCGGCGTGCAGAAGGTCGCCCCGGTGCTGGCCGGCACCTTCCTGATCGGCGGCCTGGCGACGCTGTCGCTGCCCGGGATGGCCCCGTTCGTCAGCGAGTTCCTGGTCCTGGTCGGCACCTTCAGCCGGTACCCGGCGATCGGCGTCGTCGCCACCTTCGGCATCGTGCTGGCCGCGCTGTACGCGCTGCTGCTGTACCAGCGCACCATGACCGGCCCGGTGAAGGCCCCGGTCGAGGGGATGCCCGACCTGAAGGCCCGTGAACTGGCCGTCGTGGCCCCGCTGGTGGCCCTGACCCTGCTGCTCGGCGTCTACCCGAAGCCGCTCACCGACCTGGTGAACCCGGCCGTCAACGACACCCTCAGCCAGGTCCACCGCACCGACCCGGCGCCGGCCCACCCGGCCGTCGCCGCCAACGGAGGTGAGCAGAAGTGA
- the nuoL gene encoding NADH-quinone oxidoreductase subunit L, whose product MNSLIPLLVAAPLAGAALLLLGGRALDRFGHWIAVLLAALSFAFGLALFADMLGRDAEHRAVTERLFSWIPVDGFQADVSFQLDQLSITFVLLITGVGTLIHLYSVGYMAHDERRRRFFAYLNLFLAAMLVLVLADNYLLLYVGWEGVGLASYLLIGFWQHKPSAATAAKKAFIVNRVGDMGLSIAIMLMFVEFGSFAFQPVFATADQASEGKLTAIGLMLLLAACGKSAQVPLQSWLGDAMEGPTPVSALIHAATMVTAGVYLIVRSGAVFDLAPDAQTAVVVVGAVTLLFGAIVGCAKDDIKKALAGSTMSQIGYMIMAAGLGPIGYAFAIMHLVTHGFFKAGMFLGAGSVMHGMNDEVNMRHYGGLRKYMPVTFATFGLGYLAIIGFPGLSGFFSKDKIIEAAFAKGGTEGWILGLCALIGAAVTAFYMTRVMVLTFFGEKRWQPDPETGEAPHPHESPKTMTAPMVVLAFGSVFAGGLFAYGSSFVHWLEPVTGHAEGDSPLSPLVVSLIATVCMLAGAGLAWQMYGRSPVPVKAPIGSPLTRAARRDLLQDDFNHAVLVRPGTALAATLVWFDSRGLDGFVNGLAAAIGGISSRLRRIQTGYVRTYALSMFGGTLVLVASTLLMRSV is encoded by the coding sequence GTGAACTCTCTCATTCCGCTGCTGGTCGCGGCGCCGCTGGCCGGCGCTGCCCTGCTGCTGCTCGGCGGACGGGCCCTGGACCGGTTCGGGCACTGGATCGCGGTCCTGCTGGCCGCGCTCTCCTTCGCCTTCGGACTGGCCCTGTTCGCGGACATGCTCGGCCGGGACGCCGAGCACCGCGCCGTCACCGAGCGGCTGTTCAGCTGGATCCCGGTCGACGGCTTCCAGGCCGACGTCTCCTTCCAGCTCGACCAACTCTCGATCACCTTCGTCCTGCTGATCACCGGCGTCGGCACCCTGATCCACCTGTACTCGGTGGGCTACATGGCGCACGACGAGCGCCGCCGCCGCTTCTTCGCCTACCTGAACCTGTTCCTGGCCGCCATGCTGGTGCTGGTTCTCGCCGACAACTACCTGCTGCTGTACGTGGGTTGGGAGGGCGTCGGCCTGGCGTCCTACCTGCTGATCGGGTTCTGGCAGCACAAGCCGAGCGCCGCGACGGCCGCCAAGAAGGCGTTCATCGTCAACCGGGTCGGCGACATGGGCCTGTCGATCGCCATCATGCTGATGTTCGTCGAGTTCGGCTCCTTCGCCTTCCAGCCGGTGTTCGCCACCGCGGACCAGGCCAGCGAGGGCAAGCTCACCGCGATCGGCCTGATGCTGCTGCTGGCCGCCTGCGGCAAGTCCGCGCAGGTGCCGCTGCAGTCCTGGCTGGGCGACGCGATGGAGGGCCCGACCCCGGTCTCCGCCCTCATCCACGCGGCCACCATGGTCACCGCCGGCGTCTACCTGATCGTCCGCTCCGGCGCGGTCTTCGACCTGGCGCCGGACGCGCAGACCGCCGTGGTGGTGGTCGGCGCGGTGACGCTGCTGTTCGGTGCGATCGTCGGTTGCGCCAAGGACGACATCAAGAAGGCGCTGGCCGGCTCGACCATGTCGCAGATCGGCTACATGATCATGGCGGCGGGGCTGGGCCCGATCGGCTACGCCTTCGCCATCATGCACCTGGTCACCCACGGCTTCTTCAAGGCCGGGATGTTCCTCGGCGCCGGGTCGGTCATGCACGGCATGAACGACGAGGTGAACATGCGGCACTACGGCGGCCTGCGGAAGTACATGCCGGTCACCTTCGCCACCTTCGGCCTCGGCTACCTGGCGATCATCGGCTTCCCGGGCCTGTCCGGCTTCTTCTCCAAGGACAAGATCATCGAGGCGGCGTTCGCCAAGGGCGGCACCGAGGGCTGGATCCTCGGCCTGTGCGCCCTGATCGGCGCCGCGGTCACCGCGTTCTACATGACCCGGGTGATGGTGCTGACCTTCTTCGGCGAGAAGCGCTGGCAGCCGGACCCGGAGACCGGCGAGGCGCCGCACCCGCACGAGTCCCCGAAGACGATGACCGCCCCGATGGTCGTGCTGGCCTTCGGCTCGGTCTTCGCCGGCGGCCTGTTCGCCTACGGCAGCTCCTTCGTCCACTGGCTGGAGCCGGTCACCGGCCACGCCGAGGGCGACTCGCCGCTGTCCCCGCTCGTGGTCAGCCTGATCGCCACCGTCTGCATGCTGGCGGGCGCGGGCCTGGCCTGGCAGATGTACGGCCGCAGCCCCGTCCCGGTCAAGGCGCCGATCGGCTCGCCGCTCACCCGGGCCGCCCGCCGCGACCTGCTCCAGGACGACTTCAACCACGCCGTCCTGGTCCGTCCCGGCACCGCGCTGGCCGCCACCCTGGTCTGGTTCGACAGCCGGGGCCTGGACGGCTTCGTCAACGGCCTGGCCGCCGCGATCGGCGGGATCTCCAGCCGGCTGCGCCGGATCCAGACCGGCTACGTCCGCACGTACGCGCTCTCCATGTTCGGCGGCACGCTGGTGCTGGTCGCCTCCACTCTCCTGATGAGGTCGGTCTGA
- the nuoK gene encoding NADH-quinone oxidoreductase subunit NuoK, whose product MNPANYLYLAALLFTIGASGVLVRRNAIVLFMCVELMLNASNLALVTFSRMHGNLDGQIIAFFTMVVAAAEVVVGLAIIVSIFRTRHSASVDDSNLMKL is encoded by the coding sequence GTGAACCCGGCCAACTACCTGTACCTCGCCGCGCTGCTGTTCACCATCGGCGCCTCGGGCGTGCTGGTGCGGCGCAACGCGATCGTGCTGTTCATGTGCGTGGAGCTGATGCTGAACGCCTCGAACCTGGCGCTGGTCACCTTCTCCCGGATGCACGGCAACCTGGACGGTCAGATCATCGCGTTCTTCACCATGGTGGTCGCGGCTGCCGAGGTCGTGGTCGGCCTCGCCATCATCGTCTCCATCTTCCGGACCAGGCACTCCGCTTCGGTCGACGACAGCAACCTGATGAAGCTGTAG
- a CDS encoding NADH-quinone oxidoreductase subunit J, with the protein MTSTGEAVQFWVLAVIAVGGALGMLLMKKAVHSALCLAATMLSLAVCYMAQGAVFLGVVQIVVYTGAIMMLFLFVVMLVGVSSADSLKEQLKGQRVAAVLCGLGFGVLLIAGLANAHLRDFTGLSAANAEGNVQGLARLIFTKYVWAFEVTGALLITAAIGAMVLTHREKVKAPPTQRQLAARRVADNIQVPPLPAPGVYARHNAVDVPALLPDGTVAEDSVMGTLRERGQVRDVSQEMLRRMAELEETTADWLGRPSSARPQVAGPRQALETVPTKDKEEAE; encoded by the coding sequence ATGACCTCCACCGGCGAGGCCGTGCAGTTCTGGGTGCTGGCCGTGATCGCGGTCGGCGGGGCGCTCGGCATGCTGCTGATGAAGAAGGCCGTGCACTCGGCGCTCTGCCTGGCGGCGACCATGCTGTCGCTGGCGGTCTGCTACATGGCGCAGGGCGCGGTGTTCCTCGGCGTGGTGCAGATCGTGGTCTACACCGGCGCGATCATGATGCTGTTCCTGTTCGTGGTGATGCTGGTCGGCGTCTCCTCGGCGGACTCGCTCAAGGAGCAGCTGAAGGGCCAGCGGGTCGCCGCGGTGCTCTGCGGCCTGGGCTTCGGCGTGCTGCTGATCGCCGGCCTGGCCAACGCGCACCTGCGCGACTTCACCGGCCTGTCCGCGGCGAACGCCGAGGGCAACGTGCAGGGCCTGGCCCGGCTGATCTTCACCAAGTACGTGTGGGCGTTCGAGGTGACCGGCGCGCTGCTGATCACCGCGGCGATCGGCGCGATGGTGCTGACCCACCGCGAGAAGGTCAAGGCGCCGCCGACCCAGCGCCAGCTGGCGGCCCGCCGGGTCGCGGACAACATCCAGGTGCCGCCGCTGCCCGCCCCCGGCGTGTACGCCCGGCACAACGCGGTGGACGTCCCGGCGCTGCTGCCGGACGGCACCGTCGCCGAGGACTCGGTGATGGGCACCCTGCGCGAGCGCGGCCAGGTCCGCGACGTCAGCCAGGAGATGCTGCGGCGGATGGCCGAGCTGGAGGAGACCACGGCCGACTGGCTGGGCCGCCCGTCCTCGGCCCGCCCGCAGGTCGCCGGGCCGCGCCAGGCGCTGGAGACCGTGCCGACCAAGGACAAGGAGGAGGCGGAGTGA
- the nuoI gene encoding NADH-quinone oxidoreductase subunit NuoI — protein sequence MPDEPSEKSILGPAAGFGVTFKAMFKKRLTEQYPEYKKPTAPRFHGRHQLNRHPDGLEKCVGCELCAWACPADAIYVEGADNRDEERYSPGERYGAVYQINYARCILCGLCVEACPTRALTMTNEYELADSSRQDLIFTKEQLLVGLSEGMVDSPHSIFPGADEGAYYRGEITGAAPGTVRQERHEREKEEQS from the coding sequence ATGCCTGACGAACCGTCAGAGAAGTCGATCCTCGGGCCGGCCGCCGGCTTCGGCGTGACCTTCAAGGCCATGTTCAAGAAGCGGCTCACCGAGCAGTACCCGGAGTACAAGAAGCCCACCGCTCCGCGCTTCCACGGCCGCCACCAGCTGAACCGGCACCCGGACGGCCTGGAGAAGTGCGTCGGCTGCGAGCTGTGCGCCTGGGCCTGCCCGGCCGACGCGATCTACGTCGAGGGCGCCGACAACCGGGACGAGGAGCGCTACTCGCCCGGCGAGCGGTACGGCGCGGTCTACCAGATCAACTACGCCCGCTGCATCCTGTGCGGGCTGTGCGTCGAGGCGTGCCCGACCCGGGCGCTGACCATGACCAACGAGTACGAGCTCGCGGACTCCAGCCGGCAGGACCTGATCTTCACCAAGGAGCAGCTGCTGGTCGGGCTGTCCGAGGGCATGGTCGACTCCCCGCACTCGATCTTCCCGGGCGCCGACGAGGGCGCCTACTACCGGGGCGAGATCACCGGCGCGGCGCCCGGCACCGTCCGGCAGGAGCGGCACGAGCGGGAGAAGGAGGAGCAGTCATGA
- the nuoH gene encoding NADH-quinone oxidoreductase subunit NuoH, translated as MRVLAAADTLGFFGRDPWWLVLLKAVFCFAFLVLTVLIAIVWERKVVAWMQLRIGPNRHGPWGMLQSLADGVKLALKEDLVVKGADKAVYVLAPIVAAIPAFMAFAVIPFGPADNEVSIFGTRTPLQLTDLPIALLYILATASVGIYGIVLAGWSSGSTYPLLGGIRSSAQMISYEIAMGLSFAAVFIYSGSMSTSEIVSSQQPTWFAVLLPVSFIVYIIAMVGETNRAPFDLPEAEGELVGGFNTEYSSLKFAMFMLAEYVNMVTVSAVASTLFLGGWRAPWPVSAFWEGANHGWWPMLWIVLKIQLLLFFFIWLRGTLPRLRYDQFMKLGWKVLIPVSLVWLVMVSTVRALRNEGYDFANVVLYVGAPLAVVLLIALVVDLVRKKPAGPPAAAAEPAFDPMAGGYPVPPLPGQELPPVPRRRRRTPQLQDALNGADHSEGS; from the coding sequence ATGAGGGTCCTTGCTGCTGCCGACACGCTCGGCTTCTTCGGCCGCGACCCGTGGTGGCTGGTGCTGCTGAAGGCGGTGTTCTGCTTCGCGTTCCTGGTCCTGACGGTGCTGATCGCCATCGTCTGGGAGCGCAAGGTGGTCGCCTGGATGCAGCTGCGGATCGGCCCGAACCGGCACGGCCCGTGGGGCATGCTGCAGTCGCTGGCCGACGGCGTGAAGCTGGCGCTGAAGGAAGACCTGGTGGTCAAGGGCGCCGACAAGGCGGTCTACGTGCTGGCGCCGATCGTCGCGGCGATCCCCGCGTTCATGGCGTTCGCGGTGATCCCGTTCGGCCCGGCGGACAACGAGGTGTCGATCTTCGGCACCCGCACCCCGCTGCAGCTGACCGACCTGCCGATCGCGCTGCTGTACATCCTGGCCACCGCCTCGGTGGGCATCTACGGGATCGTGCTGGCCGGCTGGTCGTCCGGTTCGACGTACCCGCTGCTGGGCGGCATCCGCTCGTCCGCGCAGATGATCAGCTACGAGATCGCGATGGGCCTGTCGTTCGCGGCGGTGTTCATCTACTCGGGCTCGATGTCGACCTCGGAGATCGTCTCCTCGCAGCAGCCGACCTGGTTCGCGGTGCTGCTGCCGGTGTCGTTCATCGTCTACATCATCGCCATGGTCGGCGAGACCAACCGGGCGCCGTTCGACCTCCCGGAGGCCGAGGGCGAGCTGGTCGGCGGCTTCAACACCGAGTACTCCTCGCTGAAGTTCGCGATGTTCATGCTGGCCGAGTACGTCAACATGGTCACCGTCTCGGCGGTCGCCTCCACGCTGTTCCTGGGCGGCTGGCGCGCCCCGTGGCCGGTGTCCGCCTTCTGGGAGGGCGCCAACCACGGCTGGTGGCCGATGCTGTGGATCGTGCTGAAGATCCAGCTGCTGCTGTTCTTCTTCATCTGGCTGCGCGGCACCCTGCCCCGGCTCCGCTACGACCAGTTCATGAAGCTCGGCTGGAAGGTGCTCATCCCGGTCTCGCTGGTGTGGCTGGTGATGGTCTCCACGGTGCGGGCGCTGCGCAACGAGGGCTACGACTTCGCCAACGTGGTGCTGTACGTGGGGGCGCCGCTGGCGGTGGTCCTGCTGATCGCGCTGGTGGTGGACCTGGTGCGCAAGAAGCCCGCCGGGCCGCCCGCGGCCGCCGCCGAGCCGGCCTTCGACCCGATGGCCGGGGGCTACCCCGTCCCGCCGCTGCCCGGGCAGGAACTGCCGCCCGTGCCGCGCCGACGCCGCCGGACCCCGCAACTCCAGGACGCCCTCAACGGGGCCGACCATTCCGAAGGGAGCTGA